The proteins below are encoded in one region of Manis pentadactyla isolate mManPen7 chromosome 2, mManPen7.hap1, whole genome shotgun sequence:
- the LMAN2L gene encoding VIP36-like protein isoform X2, with product MAAALGPSGWWQRWRRRLSTWDGSRMLLLLLLLGSGQGPQQVGAGQTFEYLKREHSLSKPYQGVGTGSSSLWNLMGNAMVMTQYIRLTPDMQSKQGALWNRVPCFLRDWELQVHFKIHGQGKKNLHGDGLAIWYTKDRMQPGPVFGNMDKFVGLAVFIDTYPNEEKQQERVFPYISAMVNNGSLSYDHERDGRPTELGGCSAIVRNLHYDTFLVIRYVKRHLTIMMDIDGKHEWRDCIEVPGVRLPRGYYFGTSSITGDLSDNHDVISLKLFELTVERTPEEEKLHRDVFLPSVDNMKLPEMTAPLPPLSGLALFLIVFFSLVFSVFAIVIGIILYNKWQEQSRKRFY from the exons ATGGCGGCGGCTCTGGGGCCCTCTGGGTGGTGGCAGCGGTGGCGGCGGCGTTTGTCGACTTGGGATGGGTCTAGGATGTTGCTCCTTCTTCTTTTGTTGGGGTCTGGGCAGGGGCCACAGCAAGTCGGGGCGGGTCAAACATTCGAGTACTTGAAACGGGAGCACTCGTTGTCGAAGCCCTACCAGG GTGTGGGCACAGGCAGTTCCTCACTATGGAATCTGATGGGCAATGCCATGGTGATGACCCAGTATATCCGCCTTACCCCAGATATGCAAAGTAAACAGGGTGCTCTGTGGAACCGAGTG CCGTGTTTCCTGAGAGACTGGGAGTTGCAGGTGCACTTCAAAATTCATGGCCAAGGGAAGAAAAATCTGCATGGGGATGGCTTGGCAATCTGGTACACAAAGGATCGGATGCAGCCAG GGCCTGTGTTTGGAAACATGGACAAATTTGTGGGGCTGGCAGTGTTTATAGACACCTACCCCAATGAGGAGAAGCAGCAAGAG AGAGTATTCCCCTACATCTCAGCCATGGTGAACAATGGCTCCCTCAGCTATGATCATGAGCGGGATGGGCGGCCTACAGAGCTGGGGGGCTGTTCAGCCATTGTCCGCAATCTCCATTATGACACCTTCCTTGTGATTCGCTATGTCAAGAGGCATTTGACG ATAATGATGGACATCGATGGCAAGCATGAGTGGAGGGACTGCATTGAAGTGCCTGGGGTCCGTCTGCCTCGGGGCTACTACTTTGGCACTTCCTCCATCACTGGGGATCTCTCGG ataATCATGATGTTATTTCCCTGAAGTTGTTTGAGCTGACAGTAGAGAGAACCCCAGAAGAGGAGAAGCTGCATCGAGATGTGTTCTTGCCCTCAGTGGACAACATGAAGCTGCCTGAGA TGACAGCCCCTCTGCCACCGCTGAGTGGCCTGGCCCTCTTCCTCATCGTCTTTTTCTCTCTGGTGTTCTCCGTATTTGCCATCGTCATTGGTATCATACTCTACAACAAATGGCAGGAGCAGAGCCGGAAGCGTTTCTACTGA
- the LMAN2L gene encoding VIP36-like protein isoform X6, whose amino-acid sequence MGNAMVMTQYIRLTPDMQSKQGALWNRVPCFLRDWELQVHFKIHGQGKKNLHGDGLAIWYTKDRMQPGPVFGNMDKFVGLAVFIDTYPNEEKQQEAQKRRYSPGVQRVFPYISAMVNNGSLSYDHERDGRPTELGGCSAIVRNLHYDTFLVIRYVKRHLTIMMDIDGKHEWRDCIEVPGVRLPRGYYFGTSSITGDLSDNHDVISLKLFELTVERTPEEEKLHRDVFLPSVDNMKLPEMTAPLPPLSGLALFLIVFFSLVFSVFAIVIGIILYNKWQEQSRKRFY is encoded by the exons ATGGGCAATGCCATGGTGATGACCCAGTATATCCGCCTTACCCCAGATATGCAAAGTAAACAGGGTGCTCTGTGGAACCGAGTG CCGTGTTTCCTGAGAGACTGGGAGTTGCAGGTGCACTTCAAAATTCATGGCCAAGGGAAGAAAAATCTGCATGGGGATGGCTTGGCAATCTGGTACACAAAGGATCGGATGCAGCCAG GGCCTGTGTTTGGAAACATGGACAAATTTGTGGGGCTGGCAGTGTTTATAGACACCTACCCCAATGAGGAGAAGCAGCAAGAG GCCCAGAAGAGGCGATATTCTCCAGGAGTCCAG AGAGTATTCCCCTACATCTCAGCCATGGTGAACAATGGCTCCCTCAGCTATGATCATGAGCGGGATGGGCGGCCTACAGAGCTGGGGGGCTGTTCAGCCATTGTCCGCAATCTCCATTATGACACCTTCCTTGTGATTCGCTATGTCAAGAGGCATTTGACG ATAATGATGGACATCGATGGCAAGCATGAGTGGAGGGACTGCATTGAAGTGCCTGGGGTCCGTCTGCCTCGGGGCTACTACTTTGGCACTTCCTCCATCACTGGGGATCTCTCGG ataATCATGATGTTATTTCCCTGAAGTTGTTTGAGCTGACAGTAGAGAGAACCCCAGAAGAGGAGAAGCTGCATCGAGATGTGTTCTTGCCCTCAGTGGACAACATGAAGCTGCCTGAGA TGACAGCCCCTCTGCCACCGCTGAGTGGCCTGGCCCTCTTCCTCATCGTCTTTTTCTCTCTGGTGTTCTCCGTATTTGCCATCGTCATTGGTATCATACTCTACAACAAATGGCAGGAGCAGAGCCGGAAGCGTTTCTACTGA
- the LMAN2L gene encoding VIP36-like protein isoform X4 yields MLLLLLLLGSGQGPQQVGAGQTFEYLKREHSLSKPYQGVGTGSSSLWNLMGNAMVMTQYIRLTPDMQSKQGALWNRVPCFLRDWELQVHFKIHGQGKKNLHGDGLAIWYTKDRMQPGPVFGNMDKFVGLAVFIDTYPNEEKQQEAQKRRYSPGVQRVFPYISAMVNNGSLSYDHERDGRPTELGGCSAIVRNLHYDTFLVIRYVKRHLTIMMDIDGKHEWRDCIEVPGVRLPRGYYFGTSSITGDLSDNHDVISLKLFELTVERTPEEEKLHRDVFLPSVDNMKLPEMWILVPLVCL; encoded by the exons ATGTTGCTCCTTCTTCTTTTGTTGGGGTCTGGGCAGGGGCCACAGCAAGTCGGGGCGGGTCAAACATTCGAGTACTTGAAACGGGAGCACTCGTTGTCGAAGCCCTACCAGG GTGTGGGCACAGGCAGTTCCTCACTATGGAATCTGATGGGCAATGCCATGGTGATGACCCAGTATATCCGCCTTACCCCAGATATGCAAAGTAAACAGGGTGCTCTGTGGAACCGAGTG CCGTGTTTCCTGAGAGACTGGGAGTTGCAGGTGCACTTCAAAATTCATGGCCAAGGGAAGAAAAATCTGCATGGGGATGGCTTGGCAATCTGGTACACAAAGGATCGGATGCAGCCAG GGCCTGTGTTTGGAAACATGGACAAATTTGTGGGGCTGGCAGTGTTTATAGACACCTACCCCAATGAGGAGAAGCAGCAAGAG GCCCAGAAGAGGCGATATTCTCCAGGAGTCCAG AGAGTATTCCCCTACATCTCAGCCATGGTGAACAATGGCTCCCTCAGCTATGATCATGAGCGGGATGGGCGGCCTACAGAGCTGGGGGGCTGTTCAGCCATTGTCCGCAATCTCCATTATGACACCTTCCTTGTGATTCGCTATGTCAAGAGGCATTTGACG ATAATGATGGACATCGATGGCAAGCATGAGTGGAGGGACTGCATTGAAGTGCCTGGGGTCCGTCTGCCTCGGGGCTACTACTTTGGCACTTCCTCCATCACTGGGGATCTCTCGG ataATCATGATGTTATTTCCCTGAAGTTGTTTGAGCTGACAGTAGAGAGAACCCCAGAAGAGGAGAAGCTGCATCGAGATGTGTTCTTGCCCTCAGTGGACAACATGAAGCTGCCTGAGA TGTGGATCTTGGTTCCACTGGTGTGTTTGTGA
- the LMAN2L gene encoding VIP36-like protein isoform X7 codes for MQPGPVFGNMDKFVGLAVFIDTYPNEEKQQEAQKRRYSPGVQRVFPYISAMVNNGSLSYDHERDGRPTELGGCSAIVRNLHYDTFLVIRYVKRHLTIMMDIDGKHEWRDCIEVPGVRLPRGYYFGTSSITGDLSDNHDVISLKLFELTVERTPEEEKLHRDVFLPSVDNMKLPEMTAPLPPLSGLALFLIVFFSLVFSVFAIVIGIILYNKWQEQSRKRFY; via the exons ATGCAGCCAG GGCCTGTGTTTGGAAACATGGACAAATTTGTGGGGCTGGCAGTGTTTATAGACACCTACCCCAATGAGGAGAAGCAGCAAGAG GCCCAGAAGAGGCGATATTCTCCAGGAGTCCAG AGAGTATTCCCCTACATCTCAGCCATGGTGAACAATGGCTCCCTCAGCTATGATCATGAGCGGGATGGGCGGCCTACAGAGCTGGGGGGCTGTTCAGCCATTGTCCGCAATCTCCATTATGACACCTTCCTTGTGATTCGCTATGTCAAGAGGCATTTGACG ATAATGATGGACATCGATGGCAAGCATGAGTGGAGGGACTGCATTGAAGTGCCTGGGGTCCGTCTGCCTCGGGGCTACTACTTTGGCACTTCCTCCATCACTGGGGATCTCTCGG ataATCATGATGTTATTTCCCTGAAGTTGTTTGAGCTGACAGTAGAGAGAACCCCAGAAGAGGAGAAGCTGCATCGAGATGTGTTCTTGCCCTCAGTGGACAACATGAAGCTGCCTGAGA TGACAGCCCCTCTGCCACCGCTGAGTGGCCTGGCCCTCTTCCTCATCGTCTTTTTCTCTCTGGTGTTCTCCGTATTTGCCATCGTCATTGGTATCATACTCTACAACAAATGGCAGGAGCAGAGCCGGAAGCGTTTCTACTGA
- the LMAN2L gene encoding VIP36-like protein isoform X3, whose amino-acid sequence MREERRLGQKCAGVGTGSSSLWNLMGNAMVMTQYIRLTPDMQSKQGALWNRVPCFLRDWELQVHFKIHGQGKKNLHGDGLAIWYTKDRMQPGPVFGNMDKFVGLAVFIDTYPNEEKQQEAQKRRYSPGVQRVFPYISAMVNNGSLSYDHERDGRPTELGGCSAIVRNLHYDTFLVIRYVKRHLTIMMDIDGKHEWRDCIEVPGVRLPRGYYFGTSSITGDLSDNHDVISLKLFELTVERTPEEEKLHRDVFLPSVDNMKLPEMTAPLPPLSGLALFLIVFFSLVFSVFAIVIGIILYNKWQEQSRKRFY is encoded by the exons ATGAGAGAAGAGAGGAGGCTGGGGCAAAAGTGTGCAG GTGTGGGCACAGGCAGTTCCTCACTATGGAATCTGATGGGCAATGCCATGGTGATGACCCAGTATATCCGCCTTACCCCAGATATGCAAAGTAAACAGGGTGCTCTGTGGAACCGAGTG CCGTGTTTCCTGAGAGACTGGGAGTTGCAGGTGCACTTCAAAATTCATGGCCAAGGGAAGAAAAATCTGCATGGGGATGGCTTGGCAATCTGGTACACAAAGGATCGGATGCAGCCAG GGCCTGTGTTTGGAAACATGGACAAATTTGTGGGGCTGGCAGTGTTTATAGACACCTACCCCAATGAGGAGAAGCAGCAAGAG GCCCAGAAGAGGCGATATTCTCCAGGAGTCCAG AGAGTATTCCCCTACATCTCAGCCATGGTGAACAATGGCTCCCTCAGCTATGATCATGAGCGGGATGGGCGGCCTACAGAGCTGGGGGGCTGTTCAGCCATTGTCCGCAATCTCCATTATGACACCTTCCTTGTGATTCGCTATGTCAAGAGGCATTTGACG ATAATGATGGACATCGATGGCAAGCATGAGTGGAGGGACTGCATTGAAGTGCCTGGGGTCCGTCTGCCTCGGGGCTACTACTTTGGCACTTCCTCCATCACTGGGGATCTCTCGG ataATCATGATGTTATTTCCCTGAAGTTGTTTGAGCTGACAGTAGAGAGAACCCCAGAAGAGGAGAAGCTGCATCGAGATGTGTTCTTGCCCTCAGTGGACAACATGAAGCTGCCTGAGA TGACAGCCCCTCTGCCACCGCTGAGTGGCCTGGCCCTCTTCCTCATCGTCTTTTTCTCTCTGGTGTTCTCCGTATTTGCCATCGTCATTGGTATCATACTCTACAACAAATGGCAGGAGCAGAGCCGGAAGCGTTTCTACTGA
- the LMAN2L gene encoding VIP36-like protein isoform X5, which produces MLLLLLLLGSGQGPQQVGAGQTFEYLKREHSLSKPYQGVGTGSSSLWNLMGNAMVMTQYIRLTPDMQSKQGALWNRVPCFLRDWELQVHFKIHGQGKKNLHGDGLAIWYTKDRMQPGPVFGNMDKFVGLAVFIDTYPNEEKQQEAQKRRYSPGVQRVFPYISAMVNNGSLSYDHERDGRPTELGGCSAIVRNLHYDTFLVIRYVKRHLTIMMDIDGKHEWRDCIEVPGVRLPRGYYFGTSSITGDLSDNHDVISLKLFELTVERTPEEEKLHRDVFLPSVDNMKLPETSD; this is translated from the exons ATGTTGCTCCTTCTTCTTTTGTTGGGGTCTGGGCAGGGGCCACAGCAAGTCGGGGCGGGTCAAACATTCGAGTACTTGAAACGGGAGCACTCGTTGTCGAAGCCCTACCAGG GTGTGGGCACAGGCAGTTCCTCACTATGGAATCTGATGGGCAATGCCATGGTGATGACCCAGTATATCCGCCTTACCCCAGATATGCAAAGTAAACAGGGTGCTCTGTGGAACCGAGTG CCGTGTTTCCTGAGAGACTGGGAGTTGCAGGTGCACTTCAAAATTCATGGCCAAGGGAAGAAAAATCTGCATGGGGATGGCTTGGCAATCTGGTACACAAAGGATCGGATGCAGCCAG GGCCTGTGTTTGGAAACATGGACAAATTTGTGGGGCTGGCAGTGTTTATAGACACCTACCCCAATGAGGAGAAGCAGCAAGAG GCCCAGAAGAGGCGATATTCTCCAGGAGTCCAG AGAGTATTCCCCTACATCTCAGCCATGGTGAACAATGGCTCCCTCAGCTATGATCATGAGCGGGATGGGCGGCCTACAGAGCTGGGGGGCTGTTCAGCCATTGTCCGCAATCTCCATTATGACACCTTCCTTGTGATTCGCTATGTCAAGAGGCATTTGACG ATAATGATGGACATCGATGGCAAGCATGAGTGGAGGGACTGCATTGAAGTGCCTGGGGTCCGTCTGCCTCGGGGCTACTACTTTGGCACTTCCTCCATCACTGGGGATCTCTCGG ataATCATGATGTTATTTCCCTGAAGTTGTTTGAGCTGACAGTAGAGAGAACCCCAGAAGAGGAGAAGCTGCATCGAGATGTGTTCTTGCCCTCAGTGGACAACATGAAGCTGCCTGAGA
- the LMAN2L gene encoding VIP36-like protein isoform X1 gives MAAALGPSGWWQRWRRRLSTWDGSRMLLLLLLLGSGQGPQQVGAGQTFEYLKREHSLSKPYQGVGTGSSSLWNLMGNAMVMTQYIRLTPDMQSKQGALWNRVPCFLRDWELQVHFKIHGQGKKNLHGDGLAIWYTKDRMQPGPVFGNMDKFVGLAVFIDTYPNEEKQQEAQKRRYSPGVQRVFPYISAMVNNGSLSYDHERDGRPTELGGCSAIVRNLHYDTFLVIRYVKRHLTIMMDIDGKHEWRDCIEVPGVRLPRGYYFGTSSITGDLSDNHDVISLKLFELTVERTPEEEKLHRDVFLPSVDNMKLPEMTAPLPPLSGLALFLIVFFSLVFSVFAIVIGIILYNKWQEQSRKRFY, from the exons ATGGCGGCGGCTCTGGGGCCCTCTGGGTGGTGGCAGCGGTGGCGGCGGCGTTTGTCGACTTGGGATGGGTCTAGGATGTTGCTCCTTCTTCTTTTGTTGGGGTCTGGGCAGGGGCCACAGCAAGTCGGGGCGGGTCAAACATTCGAGTACTTGAAACGGGAGCACTCGTTGTCGAAGCCCTACCAGG GTGTGGGCACAGGCAGTTCCTCACTATGGAATCTGATGGGCAATGCCATGGTGATGACCCAGTATATCCGCCTTACCCCAGATATGCAAAGTAAACAGGGTGCTCTGTGGAACCGAGTG CCGTGTTTCCTGAGAGACTGGGAGTTGCAGGTGCACTTCAAAATTCATGGCCAAGGGAAGAAAAATCTGCATGGGGATGGCTTGGCAATCTGGTACACAAAGGATCGGATGCAGCCAG GGCCTGTGTTTGGAAACATGGACAAATTTGTGGGGCTGGCAGTGTTTATAGACACCTACCCCAATGAGGAGAAGCAGCAAGAG GCCCAGAAGAGGCGATATTCTCCAGGAGTCCAG AGAGTATTCCCCTACATCTCAGCCATGGTGAACAATGGCTCCCTCAGCTATGATCATGAGCGGGATGGGCGGCCTACAGAGCTGGGGGGCTGTTCAGCCATTGTCCGCAATCTCCATTATGACACCTTCCTTGTGATTCGCTATGTCAAGAGGCATTTGACG ATAATGATGGACATCGATGGCAAGCATGAGTGGAGGGACTGCATTGAAGTGCCTGGGGTCCGTCTGCCTCGGGGCTACTACTTTGGCACTTCCTCCATCACTGGGGATCTCTCGG ataATCATGATGTTATTTCCCTGAAGTTGTTTGAGCTGACAGTAGAGAGAACCCCAGAAGAGGAGAAGCTGCATCGAGATGTGTTCTTGCCCTCAGTGGACAACATGAAGCTGCCTGAGA TGACAGCCCCTCTGCCACCGCTGAGTGGCCTGGCCCTCTTCCTCATCGTCTTTTTCTCTCTGGTGTTCTCCGTATTTGCCATCGTCATTGGTATCATACTCTACAACAAATGGCAGGAGCAGAGCCGGAAGCGTTTCTACTGA